One region of Micromonospora ureilytica genomic DNA includes:
- a CDS encoding DUF4230 domain-containing protein yields MARDAGSNEPTREFPGYPTGDDLKARSTATPEWAADTPGDPVGPAGPGGPTGPGGPTGPGGPGGPGGPGGPTGGGDGPAGGGGPGGGGGGAARGLLLLLGAAALAVVVLLGIQATGILPEFRNPFAKEQTDRSQPPLLKSIQDLSRYVAAEGNFQVVVDTQNDRRNVPDFLLNERTLFVGAGSVEAYVDFTKIAEGAVVQSADGKSVEIKLPAPQLGETNLDMEKSYVFAEERGLLNRLGDLVGNDPNRQQQVYQLAEDRITAAARDSGLSARAEENTRKMLEGLLRSLGYQQITVTYIAP; encoded by the coding sequence ATGGCCCGCGACGCTGGCAGCAACGAGCCCACGAGGGAGTTCCCCGGTTACCCGACCGGTGACGATCTCAAGGCGCGGTCGACCGCGACACCCGAGTGGGCCGCGGATACGCCCGGCGACCCCGTCGGGCCTGCGGGTCCCGGTGGGCCTACCGGTCCCGGTGGCCCTACCGGTCCCGGTGGCCCTGGCGGCCCCGGTGGGCCCGGTGGTCCGACGGGCGGTGGCGATGGCCCCGCCGGTGGTGGTGGCCCCGGTGGTGGTGGCGGTGGGGCAGCGCGAGGTCTGCTCCTGCTGCTCGGCGCCGCGGCGCTGGCCGTGGTCGTGCTACTCGGCATTCAGGCGACGGGCATCCTGCCGGAGTTCCGCAACCCGTTCGCCAAGGAGCAGACCGACCGCAGTCAGCCACCGCTGCTGAAGTCGATCCAGGACCTCAGCCGCTACGTGGCCGCCGAAGGCAACTTCCAGGTCGTTGTCGACACGCAGAACGACAGGCGCAACGTTCCGGACTTCCTGCTCAACGAGCGCACCCTGTTCGTCGGCGCCGGCAGCGTCGAGGCGTACGTCGATTTCACCAAGATCGCTGAGGGTGCCGTCGTCCAGTCCGCCGACGGCAAGTCCGTCGAGATCAAGCTGCCCGCGCCGCAGCTCGGCGAGACCAACCTCGACATGGAGAAGAGCTACGTCTTCGCCGAGGAGCGCGGTCTGCTCAACCGACTCGGTGACCTGGTGGGCAACGACCCCAACCGGCAGCAGCAGGTCTACCAGCTCGCCGAGGACCGGATCACCGCCGCCGCCCGGGACAGCGGGCTCTCCGCCCGAGCCGAGGAGAACACCCGCAAGATGCTGGAGGGGCTGCTCCGCTCCCTCGGGTACCAGCAGATCACCGTCACCTACATAGCCCCCTGA
- a CDS encoding acyl-CoA dehydrogenase family protein — MTAALDLLDLDPSLTEEERQIRDVVRQLVDDRVRPHVADWYEDGRVPARELAREFGKLGLLGMHLTGYGCAGASAVAYGLACQELEAGDSGLRSLVSVQGSLAMYAIWRYGSEEQKQRWLPSMATGEAIGCFGLTEPDHGSDPASMATRARRDGDDWVLTGGKMWITNAPIADVAVIWARTDDGVRGFAVPMDTPGVTAREIRRKMSLRASVTGEIVLDDVRLPADAQLPEAVGLKAPLSCLTEARYGIVWGAVGAARDCLETTLTYATTRTQFGRPLAGFQLTQAKLADMAVELVKGQLLALHLGRLADAQRLRPEQVSVGKLNNVREALAIARQCRTILGANGVSGEYPVMRHANNLESVLTYEGTSEIHQLVIGQRLTGLSAFA; from the coding sequence ATGACCGCTGCGCTGGACCTGCTCGACCTGGACCCGTCGCTCACCGAGGAGGAGCGGCAGATCCGCGACGTCGTCCGCCAGCTCGTCGACGACCGGGTGCGACCCCACGTCGCCGACTGGTACGAGGACGGCCGGGTGCCCGCCCGGGAGCTGGCCCGCGAGTTCGGCAAGCTCGGTCTGCTCGGCATGCACCTCACCGGCTACGGCTGCGCAGGCGCCTCCGCTGTCGCCTACGGGCTGGCCTGCCAGGAGCTGGAAGCCGGCGACTCCGGCCTCCGGTCCCTGGTCTCCGTGCAGGGATCGCTCGCCATGTACGCCATCTGGCGCTACGGCAGCGAGGAGCAGAAGCAACGCTGGCTACCGTCGATGGCCACCGGTGAGGCGATCGGTTGCTTCGGCCTGACCGAGCCGGACCACGGCTCAGACCCCGCCTCGATGGCCACCCGGGCCCGCCGCGACGGCGACGACTGGGTGCTCACCGGCGGGAAAATGTGGATCACCAACGCCCCGATCGCGGACGTCGCGGTGATCTGGGCGCGCACCGACGACGGCGTACGGGGCTTCGCCGTACCGATGGACACGCCCGGCGTCACGGCCCGGGAGATCCGTCGCAAGATGTCGCTGCGCGCGTCGGTGACCGGCGAGATCGTGCTCGACGACGTCCGGCTCCCGGCCGACGCCCAACTGCCCGAGGCGGTCGGGCTCAAGGCGCCGCTGAGCTGCCTCACCGAAGCCCGCTACGGCATCGTCTGGGGCGCGGTCGGCGCGGCCCGCGACTGCCTGGAAACCACACTGACGTACGCGACCACCCGCACCCAGTTCGGTCGCCCGCTGGCCGGCTTCCAGCTCACCCAGGCGAAGCTCGCCGACATGGCCGTCGAGTTGGTGAAGGGGCAGCTGCTCGCGCTGCACCTGGGCCGGCTCGCCGACGCCCAGCGGCTGCGGCCCGAGCAGGTAAGCGTGGGCAAACTGAACAACGTGCGGGAGGCGCTGGCCATCGCCCGGCAGTGCCGCACCATTCTCGGCGCCAACGGTGTCTCAGGCGAGTACCCGGTGATGCGGCACGCCAACAACCTGGAGAGCGTGCTGACCTACGAGGGCACCTCCGAAATCCACCAACTGGTCATCGGGCAGCGGCTCACCGGGCTCTCCGCATTCGCCTGA
- a CDS encoding type II toxin-antitoxin system VapB family antitoxin, whose product MIFRAVRDGRPYPEHNLTLKQWAEIPPRPLRLDQMITTKRELALDKLLAEDSTFYGDLFPHVVQWNGGLYLEDGLHRALRAALQQRNQIHARVLVLSEPIE is encoded by the coding sequence GTGATCTTCAGAGCGGTCCGGGACGGGCGTCCCTATCCGGAGCACAATCTGACGCTCAAGCAGTGGGCGGAGATCCCGCCGCGACCACTGCGCCTGGATCAGATGATCACCACCAAGCGCGAGTTGGCGCTGGACAAACTCCTCGCCGAGGATTCCACCTTCTACGGTGACCTCTTCCCGCACGTCGTGCAGTGGAACGGCGGGCTCTACCTGGAGGACGGGCTGCACCGGGCGCTGCGGGCAGCCCTCCAGCAGCGAAACCAGATCCACGCGCGGGTGCTGGTGCTCTCCGAGCCGATCGAGTGA
- a CDS encoding nitroreductase family protein has protein sequence MEFAEVVRRRRMVRNYDPDRPVPPDVVDRLLDHAVRAPSAGFAQGWGFLVLEEPADRERFWAATTPDGGGRERWLAGMRRAPLIVVLHANESAYLRRYAEPDKGWTDQSTDRWPVPYWHVDAGFAALLMLLTAVDEGLGACFFGLPPQRIAAYRDAFGVPTEYQPIGAVTIGYRAADHRSPSLRRGRRPMDEVVRRGRWN, from the coding sequence ATGGAGTTCGCCGAGGTCGTCCGCCGTCGGCGGATGGTGCGCAACTACGACCCGGACCGTCCGGTCCCGCCCGACGTGGTGGACCGGCTACTCGACCACGCGGTCCGCGCGCCGTCGGCCGGCTTCGCCCAGGGCTGGGGCTTCCTGGTGTTGGAGGAGCCGGCCGACCGGGAACGGTTCTGGGCCGCCACCACCCCCGATGGCGGTGGGCGGGAACGCTGGCTCGCGGGTATGCGCCGAGCGCCACTGATCGTGGTGCTGCACGCCAACGAGTCGGCCTACCTGCGGCGGTACGCGGAGCCGGACAAGGGCTGGACGGACCAGTCCACGGATCGGTGGCCGGTGCCGTACTGGCACGTGGACGCCGGCTTCGCCGCCTTGCTGATGCTCCTCACCGCCGTGGACGAGGGGCTCGGGGCGTGCTTCTTCGGCCTTCCGCCGCAGCGGATCGCTGCCTACCGGGACGCGTTCGGCGTGCCGACGGAGTATCAACCCATCGGTGCCGTCACAATCGGTTACCGGGCGGCCGACCATCGGTCACCGTCGTTGCGCCGTGGGCGTCGTCCGATGGACGAGGTCGTGCGCCGCGGCCGGTGGAACTGA
- a CDS encoding aldose 1-epimerase family protein codes for MESPDPRPFSGAQWTISAAGHEAVIVEVGGGLRAYRHDGVDLVDGYQTDEVCPGSTGQVLAPWPNRIRDGRYPFGGRTHQLALTEPERHVAIHGLVNWVPWQLLEQSADAVTVGYDLPPQLGYPWPLRLRSRWSVDADGLRAEHEVTNIGGELAPFGFSVHPYLQLPGVAVDDLVLRLPTRSRVLVDGRLLPVGVTPVAGTEYDWTSPRRIGAAVLDSCFGEVIRDADGGSSVSLSAPDGSAGVSIWADAEFGWWQVFTGDALTGERHRRSVAVEPMTCPPDAFRSGKDLLTLKPGTTWRGAWGIRPGV; via the coding sequence ATGGAAAGCCCTGATCCGCGCCCGTTCTCCGGCGCCCAGTGGACCATCTCCGCCGCCGGCCACGAGGCCGTCATCGTGGAGGTCGGCGGTGGGCTCCGGGCGTACCGGCACGACGGTGTCGACCTGGTCGACGGGTACCAGACCGACGAGGTCTGCCCCGGCAGCACCGGGCAGGTGCTGGCACCCTGGCCGAACCGGATCCGCGATGGTCGCTACCCGTTCGGCGGCCGGACGCACCAGCTCGCACTGACCGAGCCGGAGCGGCACGTGGCCATCCACGGGCTGGTCAACTGGGTGCCGTGGCAGTTGCTGGAGCAGTCGGCGGACGCCGTGACGGTCGGCTACGACCTGCCGCCGCAGCTCGGCTACCCGTGGCCGCTGCGGCTGCGCAGCCGGTGGAGCGTCGACGCGGACGGGTTGCGCGCCGAGCACGAGGTGACGAACATCGGCGGGGAGCTGGCGCCGTTCGGTTTCTCAGTGCACCCGTACCTGCAACTTCCGGGCGTCGCGGTGGACGACCTGGTGCTGCGGCTGCCCACCCGGAGCCGGGTGCTGGTGGACGGTCGGCTGCTGCCGGTGGGGGTGACGCCGGTGGCCGGCACCGAGTACGACTGGACCAGCCCCCGCCGGATCGGCGCCGCCGTTCTGGACTCCTGCTTCGGCGAGGTGATCCGGGATGCCGACGGCGGTTCGTCGGTGAGCCTCTCCGCCCCCGACGGTTCGGCCGGGGTGAGCATCTGGGCGGACGCCGAGTTCGGCTGGTGGCAGGTGTTCACCGGGGACGCCCTCACCGGCGAGCGGCACCGCCGCTCGGTGGCGGTCGAGCCGATGACCTGCCCACCTGACGCGTTCCGGTCGGGCAAGGATCTGCTCACGCTCAAGCCCGGCACTACCTGGCGAGGTGCCTGGGGCATCCGCCCCGGCGTCTGA